From Struthio camelus isolate bStrCam1 chromosome 7, bStrCam1.hap1, whole genome shotgun sequence, a single genomic window includes:
- the SLC16A9 gene encoding monocarboxylate transporter 9 — translation MVFRKPPDGGWGWVIVVVSFFTQFLCYGSPLAVGVLYLEWLDAFGEGKGKTAWVGSLANGIGLLASPVCSICVSSFGARPVAIFSGFMVAGGLMMSSFAPNIYFLYLSYGIVVGLGCGLLYTATVTITCHYFDKRRGLALGLISTGSSVGLFIYAALQRELIDLYGLDGCLLIVGALSLNILACGSLMRPLESSDSPSPEKVCVDKVPDQYFVYHEKEKTVEENISILEKGYIDEKCANNIPDYKQDSILNKNVLTSINVNEKDTYKKKVVEQTNFCKQLAKRKWQLYLNYWKDTVVLFKNKVFSALFVAILLFDIGGFPPSLLMEDVARSANISEEDYHMPLISIIGIMTAVGKLILGILADFKWVNTLYLYVSTLIMTGVALFAIPFAKSYLTLAMLSGILGFLTGNWSIFPYVTTKTVGIEKLTHAYGILMFFAGLGNSLGPPIVGWFYDWTQEYDTAFYFSGFCVLLGGFLLLLAALPCWNACTNQSSKLPPNTYSYKVASSA, via the exons ATGGTATTTCGGAAACCACCAGATGGTGGCTGGGGCTGGGTGATCGTTGTTGTTTCCTTCTTTACTCAGTTCCTGTGTTATGGATCACCGCTGGCGGTGGGAGTCTTGTATTTAGAATGGCTGGATGCttttggagaagggaaaggcaagaCTGCTTGGGTTGGATCACTAGCAAATGGAATCGGATTGCTTGCCA GTCCTGTCTGCAGTATATGCGTATCATCTTTTGGAGCACGACCAGTAGCAATCTTCAGTGGCTTTATGGTGGCTGGAGGCCTCATGATGAGTAGTTTTGCACCTAATATATACTTTCTGTATCTTTCATATGGGATCGTTGTTG GGCTTGGATGCGGCCTTTTATATACCGCAACAGTTACCATCACTTGCCACTATTTTGACAAACGCAGAGGCCTTGCGCTTGGTCTGATTTCAACAG gcTCAAGTGTTGGGCTCTTTATATATGCAGCATTGCAAAGAGAGCTTATTGATCTATACGGACTGGATGGCTGTCTGCTTATAGTTGGCGCACTATCTTTAAATATATTAGCGTGTGGCAGTCTGATGAGACCACTGGAGTCATCTGATTCCCCTTCACCAGAGAAAGTATGCGTAGATAAGGTCCCAGATCAATATTTTGTTtaccatgaaaaagaaaagactgttgAAGAAAATATAAGCATCCTTGAAAAGGGCTACATTGATGAAAAGTGTGCAAACAATATACCTGATTACAAACAGGatagcattttaaataagaatGTGTTGACCTCaataaatgtaaatgagaaaGACACTTACAAAAAGAAAGTTGTAGAACAGACAAACTTCTGCAAGCAACTGGCCAAAAGGAAGTGGCAGCTCTATCTGAACTACTGGAAGGATACCGTGGTTCTTTTTAAGAACAAAGTATTTTCAGCTCTCTTTGTTGCCATCTTGCTCTTTGACATCGGTGGATTTCCTCCTTCACTGCTTATGGAAGATGTAGCAAGAAGCGCGAACATTAGTGAAGAAGACTATCATATGCCCCTTATTTCCATTATAGGCATCATGACTGCTGTTGGCAAACTTATTTTAGGAATACTGGCAGATTTTAAGTGGGTCAATACTTTATACCTATATGTATCTACCTTAATAATGACTGGAGTGGCCTTGTTTGCAATTCCATTTGCCAAAAGTTACCTTACATTAGCAATGCTTTCTGGGATTTTGGGTTTTCTGACTGGAAACTGGTCAATTTTTCCATATGTAACAACAAAGACTGTAGGAATTGAGAAACTGACACATGCATACGGGATATTAATGTTCTTTGCTGGACTTGGAAATAGCCTTGGACCACCAATTGTAG GTTGGTTTTACGACTGGACACAGGAATATGACACTGCATTCTATTTCAGTGGCTTTTGTGTTTTACTTGGTGGATTTCTTTTGCTGTTGGCAGCATTACCCTGCTGGAATGCCTGTACCAATCAGAGCTCAAAGCTGCCTCCAAACACTTACTCCTACAAAGTTGCATCTAGTGCTTAG